A single region of the Lotus japonicus ecotype B-129 chromosome 4, LjGifu_v1.2 genome encodes:
- the LOC130714164 gene encoding subtilisin-like protease SBT2.4 codes for MAKRSVATMALPLFLSIFISIFLISITCFQEERSIYLVLLEGNGVAFHEGLRDGDSSRIDPNSEASKAHANHLLASHDLLLQSNLDKGGYNKLHSFKHIINGFSVHTTPSKAKKLKGVPGVKLVAKDRGAKKMTTYTPDFLNLPKGIWAEEGGVKNAGEGVVIAFVDTGINPHHPSFAYNPLHPFNSSPSPFRGECQSGPMFPYTSCTGKIVSARYFSAGVEAATTLNASVDFLSPFDADGHGSHVASIAAGNAGVPVVVNSLFYGRASGMAPRARIAVYKAVYPTTGTEADVIAAIDQAVMDGVDIINLSIGPNEPPEDTLTFLGLFEISLLFARKAGVFVVEAAGNKGPAPSSVVSFSPWSVSVGACNTDRKYHASLLLGNSQTIDGVGLSGPSLLALFKLVLAKDAMKTNGTFPRTPEYIEECQHPEALDPKIVLGSVVICNFSTGFSNGTSTLVAIVDTAKALGFEGFILAANPTYGDYVGQPIPFAISGILIPRVADAQVLLQYYEEHTKRDGRGTAIEFGAVAAVGEGRIASFTGRSPIVSRFSSRGPNIIDKDKDPADVLKPDVLAPGHQIWGAWSPMSATAPELRGDNFAIISGTSMAVPHVAGIAALIKQYNPSWDPSMIASTITTTSTKYDNLGELIMVEGYGINTLYPSTPFDYGAGIVNPNWARDPGLVLPSGFADYIRFLCSVPNVDKGKVNATTGEQCDNPFDSPFNLNLPSVTISALRGSASVRRTVMNVGNYTETYIGSVLPPNGTIVNLCPTLFTISPQGKQELEIKFTVIQPTQNFSFGQIVLIGNLNHIVRITLSVLPVSVH; via the exons ATGGCCAAAAGGAGTGTTGCTACCATGGCTTTACCATTATTCCTAAGCATTTTCATTTCCATCTTCTTGATTTCCATAACTTGCTTTCAAGAAGAGCGATCGATATACTTGGTCTTATTAGAGGGAAATGGGGTTGCATTTCATGAAGGCTTACGTGATGGAGATTCATCAAGAATTGACCCCAACAG CGAAGCCTCGAAGGCGCATGCAAATCACTTATTGGCATCTCACGATCTACTTCTGCAAAGCAATTTAGACAAAGGAGGCTACAATAAACTCCACAGTTTCAAACACATTATTAATGGATTTTCTGTCCACACAACCCCTTCCAAG gctaaaaagctGAAAGGTGTTCCGGGAGTGAAGTTGGTAGCAAAAGACAGAGGAGCTAAAAAGATGACAACTTACACTCCTGACTTTCTAAATTTACCAAAAGGAATATGGGCAGAGGAAGGAGGAGTCAAAAATGCAGGGGAAGGAGTTGTTATTGCTTTTGTTGACACTGGCATCAACCCACATCACCCAAGCTTTGCTTACAACCCTTTGCACCCTTTCAATTCAAGTCCCTCTCCTTTCAGAGGCGAATGTCAATCTGGTCCAATGTTCCCATACACGTCTTGCACTGGAAAGATAGTGTCAGCTAGGTACTTCTCAGCTGGGGTTGAAGCTGCTACCACCCTCAATGCTTCAGTAGATTTTCTTTCACCGTTTGATGCAGATGGACATGGCAG TCATGTGGCATCTATTGCTGCTGGAAATGCTGGTGTTCCTGTTGTTGTAAATAGTTTGTTCTATGGGAGAGCCAGCGGAATGGCGCCGCGTGCAAG GATTGCTGTTTATAAGGCTGTCTATCCAACAACGGGAACTGAAGCAGATGTCATTGCAGCTATCGATCAA GCTGTGATGGATGGGGTGGATATCATAAATCTCTCTATTGGACCAAATGAACCCCCAGAAGACACATTGACCTTCTTGGGCTTGTTTGAGATTTCCTTGCTATTTGCACGAAAAGCAGGAGTTTTTGTGGTGGAAGCTGCAGGGAATAAAGGTCCAGCACCTTCATCTGTAGTGTCATTCAGTCCCTGGAGTGTGAGTGTTGGTGCTTGCAACACGGATAGAAAGTACCATGCTTCACTTCTCCTTGGAAATAGCCAAACAATCGATGGAGTTGGACTATCAG GACCCAGTTTGTTAGCTTTGTTTAAGCTAGTATTAGCTAAGGATGCAATGAAAACAAATGGAACATTCCCAAGGACTCCAGAGTACATAGAAGAGTGTCAACATCCAGAAGCCTTGGACCCTAAGATAGTGTTAGGAAGTGTCGTTATCTGCAATTTCTCAACAGGTTTCTCTAATGGAACATCAACTCTGGTTGCCATTGTTGACACCGCAAAGGCTCTAGGATTCGAGGGTTTTATTCTAGCTGCAAACCCAACCTATGGTGATTATGTTGGACAGCCAATTCCTTTTGCCATTTCTGGTATTTTGATCCCTCGTGTGGCTGATGCTCAG GTTCTATTACAGTACTATGAAGAACATACCAAGAGGGATGGGAGAGGAACTGCCATAGAATTTGGTGCTGTTGCAGCTGTCGGGGAAGGAAGAATTGCCTCTTTCACGGGGCGATCACCCATTGTGAGTAGATTTTCTTCAAGGGGTCCAAATATCATTGACAAGGACAAAGATCCTGCTGATGTACTTAAACCTGATGTTCTTGCTCCAGGGCACCAAATATGGGGAGCCTGGAGCCCCATGAGTGCCACAGCACCTGAGCTGAGAG GAGACAATTTTGCAATAATTTCTGGTACCAGCATGGCCGTGCCTCATGTGGCTGGAATAGCTGCACTTATCAAGCAGTATAATCCATCATGGGATCCATCAATGATAGCATCAACAATCACCACAACCAGCACAAAGTATGATAATCTTGGAGAGCTTATCATGGTTGAAGGCTATGGTATCAACACCTTGTATCCTTCCACTCCTTTTGACTATGGGGCAGGCATTGTGAACCCCAACTGGGCCAGAGATCCAGGCTTGGTACTTCCATCAG GATTTGCAGACTACATCAGGTTCTTGTGCTCTGTGCCAAACGTCGACAAGGGCAAGGTAAATGCAACCACTGGAGAACAATGCGATAACCCGTTTGACTCTCCATTCAATCTAAACCTTCCTTCCGTAACTATATCTGCATTGAGAGGATCAGCTTCTGTGCGGAGAACTGTTATGAATGTAGGAAACTATACAGAGACATACATAGGCTCTGTTCTACCTCCAAATGGAACTATAGTCAACCTGTGCCCAACTCTGTTTACCATAAGTCCACAAGGAAAACAAGAACTAGAAATAAAGTTCACTGTCATCCAACCAACGCAAAATTTTAGCTTTGGTCAGATTGTTTTGATAGGAAACTTGAACCACATTGTAAGAATTACATTGTCAGTTCTACCGGTTTCAGTACATTGA
- the LOC130714829 gene encoding O-fucosyltransferase 15-like, with product MVSSLEAVVADRSRSSSRTPNHSPRLGPSRLSSSSHRSHSPSSSLSLSSSSSHWYRRKKVLLALMVLLAFFFFLNWIMLLGLQHHHHEEYESPKRRSSLSLSLLQGKWNKTGNRKKPQKGNYVRMLALAAHALAENKREPKDLWQEPLVPASAWRPCADQRNWEPNEGNNGYILVTANGGINQQRVAVCNAVVVARLLNSTLVIPKFMYSSVWRDVSQFSDIYQEEHFINYLTPDIRIVRELPKKLQSLDLEAIGSVVSDVDMGKEAKPSFYVKHILPIILKNQVIHFVGFGNRLAFDPIPFELQRLRCRCNFQALQFVPRIQEIGALLLKRLREDTAHIGPLDHYLVGSFAESVKGKGGTNSKKVSKYLALHLRFEIDMVAHSLCEFGGGEEERKELEAYREIHFPALALLKKTTKLPSPSELRSEGLCPLTPEEAILMLAALGFNRKTHIYVAGSNLYGGRSRLVALTSLYPKLVTKENLLSPDELKPFANYSSQLAALDFIGCTASDAFAMTDSGSQLSSLVSGYRIYYGGGRMPTIRPNKRRLADIFMKNSSIEWRVFEQRVRKAVRQTKHVQTRPKARSIYRYPRCKECMCRTD from the exons ATGGTATCCAGTTTGGAGGCGGTGGTTGCTGATCGGAGCCGGTCCAGCTCCCGGACGCCGAACCATTCGCCGAGGCTTGGCCCGAGCCGCCTCTCCTCCAGCTCCCATAGATCccattctccttcttcttcactttccttatcatcatcatcatcgcaTTGGTATCGAAGGAAAAAAGTGCTTCTGGCGCTTATGGTGTTgctagctttcttcttctttttgaatTGGATTATGCTCCTCGGCTTACAGCACCATCACCATGAAGAATACGAATCACCCAAACGCcgttcctctctttctctctcgctTCTTCAG GGAAAATGGAACAAGACTGGAAACAGGAAAAAACCACAAAAGGGTAATTATGTGAGGATGTTGGCATTGGCTGCCCACGCCTTGGCAGAG AATAAACGTGAACCAAAAGATTTGTGGCAGGAACCCTTGGTTcctgcttctgcttggagacCTTGTGCTGATCAGCGAAATTGGGAACCTAATG AAGGAAATAATGGATATATTTTGGTTACCGCAAATGGCGGGATCAATCAACAACGAGTAGCT GTTTGTAATGCTGTTGTTGTGGCCCGGTTACTCAATTCAACTTTGGTTATCCCCAAATTTATGTACAGTAGTGTATGGAGAGATGTGAG TCAATTCAGCGATATCTATCAGGAGGAGCATTTTATCAATTACTTGACTCCTGATATTCGGATAGTCAGGGAACTTCCCAAGAAACTACAGTCTTTGGACTTGGAGGCGATAGGCAGTGTT GTATCAGATGTTGACATGGGGAAGGAGGCCAAGCCAAGTTTTTACGTGAAACACATCCTACCCATTATACTTAAAAATCAAGTTATTCACTTTGTTGGATTTGGGAATCGCTTGGCATTTGATCCGATACCATTTGAGCTGCAG AGACTTCGTTGCAGATGTAACTTTCAGGCCTTGCAATTCGTTCCCAGAATACAAGAAATTGGTGCTTTGCTTCTTAAAAGGTTACGGGAAGATACAGCTCATATTGGACCATTGGATCATTATCTTGTTGGTTCATTTGCAGAATCAGTGAAGGGGAAAGGTGGAACTAATTCCAAGAAAGTATCCAAATACCTAGCTTTACATCTCAGATTTGAAATTGACATGGTAGCTCATTCTTTATGTGAATTTGGGGGAGGTGAGGAAGAGAGGAAAGAATTGGAAGCATATCGTGAAATCCATTTTCCTGCATTGGCACTACTGAAGAAGACTACAAA ATTACCTTCTCCTTCAGAGCTCAGGTCTGAAGGCCTATGTCCTTTGACACCTGAAGAAGCCATCCTCATGCTTGCTGCACTTGGTTTTAACCGCAAGACACACATATATGTAGCTGGTTCTAATCTGTATGGAGGTCGCTCACGGTTGGTTGCTTTGACCAGCTTGTACCCTAAATTAGTCACTAAAGAGAACTTACTTTCTCCAGATGAACTCAAACCGTTTGCTAATTATTCATCTCAG TTAGCCGCATTGGATTTCATAGGCTGCACTGCCTCGGATGCATTTGCCATGACCGATTCAGGAAGTCAGCTATCATCTTTGGTATCCGGGTATCGAATATATTACGGTGGAGGAAGAATGCCAACAATACGTCCAAATAAACGCAGGCTTGCTGATATATTTATGAAGAACTCATCCATAGAGTGGCGTGTTTTTGAACAGAGAGTGAGGAAAGCAGTGAGACAAACTAAACATGTGCAGACAAGGCCGAAGGCCAGAAGTATTTACAGGTACCCTAGGTGTAAAGAATGTATGTGCAGGACAGATTGA
- the LOC130710364 gene encoding uncharacterized protein LOC130710364 — translation MNSIARRLSSLFGKSACATEPLNSGRHQLQQLQQCRGIRVRVFNGNLESALALMQRKMTSSGIERMIKKEQRFHIKNSEKRVLARKNLERRLRSEDLARKLKAIMIKKVRGL, via the coding sequence ATGAACTCAATTGCTAGGCGTTTATCAAGCTTATTTGGGAAGTCAGCTTGCGCCACTGAACCCTTGAATAGTGGGCGTCATCAACTGCAGCAACTTCAGCAATGCAGAGGCATACGAGTGCGGGTCTTTAATGGGAACTTGGAATCGGCATTGGCATTGATGCAGCGTAAGATGACATCAAGTGGGATCGAGAGGATGATAAAGAAAGAACAGAGATTCCATATCAAAAACTCTGAAAAGCGTGTTTTAGCCCGAAAGAACTTGGAGCGGAGGCTTCGATCCGAGGACCTTGCCCGGAAACTTAAGGCTATTATGATCAAGAAAGTCAG